One Sulfoacidibacillus ferrooxidans DNA window includes the following coding sequences:
- a CDS encoding threonine/serine exporter family protein: MDVLLSIVATIAFSILYQIPRKAIIPVGILGMVAELFMIGAQKEHVGEVAASFAASLTISLLSEGFARTLRMPVTIFAVPGIIVLVPGMNAYQTMKDFVTHHYISGIAMGTETALIAGALASGLVMVGVLARSVWRPRNHVH, encoded by the coding sequence ATGGATGTATTATTGAGTATCGTGGCGACGATAGCATTCTCGATTTTATATCAAATTCCACGCAAGGCAATCATCCCAGTTGGCATACTAGGTATGGTTGCAGAACTATTTATGATAGGTGCTCAAAAGGAACATGTCGGAGAAGTTGCTGCAAGTTTTGCTGCTAGTTTGACGATATCACTTCTAAGTGAGGGGTTTGCACGAACATTGCGAATGCCTGTTACTATTTTTGCAGTCCCAGGGATTATCGTGCTAGTACCCGGTATGAATGCCTATCAAACTATGAAGGACTTTGTGACACATCACTATATTTCAGGAATCGCCATGGGAACGGAGACCGCACTTATTGCAGGTGCGCTTGCTTCAGGGCTTGTCATGGTGGGAGTGCTTGCTCGCTCTGTTTGGAGGCCACGTAACCATGTCCATTGA